From uncultured Desulfobacter sp.:
TGCATTATCTGCCGTGGTGGCCAGCACTTTAACCCTGGTGGAGGGCTGGATGTTCATCTCGGATCTGATATTGCGGATACCTGAAATCAAAGAGAACATAAATTCCATCTCTTTTTCACAGGACGGATCTTTAAACTTTTTAAAATCATCGTCACTATAAGGAAACGCTGCCTTCATTACAGAGCCGCTTGTGCCCGGAAGAATATTGTAAATTTCTTCGGTAACAAAGGGCATGAAAGGATGCAGCATAATAATAATATCTTCAAGTACTTTTGCCAGAACACCACGGGCAGCGTCACGCTGGTCGGCCCCTAACTTTTCATACAGGGCGGGCTTGGCAGCTTCAAGATACCAGTCGCAGAATTCATGCCATACAAACTGGTAAACCGCGGAAGCGGCTTCATTGAAGCGGTATTCCTCAATTCCCTGTTTCACGGCCAAAGAGGTTTCAGCGCACCTGGACAAAATCCAACGGTCCGTCAGGGTCAGGTCAAGATCATCTGTCAGTGCGTCTTTTTCCGTAATGTGCATCAAGGTGAACCTGGCAGCATTCCACAGCTTGTTAACAAAATTTCTGTACCCTTCCACCCTTGATTCGGACATTTTAACATCCCTGCCCTGGGCTGCAAAAGCGGCCAGCGTAAACCTGAACGCATCTGCCCCGTATTCGTCGATTACCTTGAGCGGATCAATCACATTCCCCTTGGACTTGGACATTTTTTTACCGTGTTCATCCCTGACCAGGGCATGGATATAAACATCTTTGAACGGAATTTCATCGTCCATGAAATGGATGCCCATCATCATCATTCTGGCAACCCAGAAAAACAGAATATCAAACCCTGTAACCAGGACATTGGTGGGATAAAATGTTTTCAAAAGATCAGTATTTTCAGGCCAGCCCATGGTGGAGAAGGGCCAGAGTGCCGAAGAAAACCAGGTATCAAGGACATCGGTTTCCTGGACAATGTTCTTTGATCCGCACTTGGGACAGGTATCAGGATCAGTCTCTTCAACAATAACCTCCTTGCATTCCGGACATTTCCATACAGGAATCCGGTGCCCCCACCAGATCTGACGGGATATGCACCAGTCCCTGATATTGTCCATCCAATCAAAATAGGTTTTTGACCAGTTCTCAGGAACAATTCGGGTTCTGCCGTCCCGTACGGCCTGAGACGCCTTTGCAGCCAAAGGCCCTACCTTGACAAACCATTGTTTGGAAATGGAAGGCTCAACATCTGTGTGGCAACGGTAACAGTTGCCCACGCTGTGTTTTAAGGGTTCTTTTTTCTCAAGCAATCCCAATTCTTCAAGCGCTTCAACCGCTTTTTTGCGGCATTCAAACCGGTCAAGGCCTGCAAAAGGCCCTGCCCCTTCAAGCATTGCACCGGCATCATCAATGACCTTTAGTTTTTTCAGGTCGTGTTTTTCACCCAGATGAAAATCATTGGGATCATGGGCCGGGGTGACTTTCAGGGCACCTGTACCAAACTGGGTATCCACATATTCATCCCGGATAATGGGGATTAACCGGTCGGTCAGGGGCAACTGAACCTCTGTTTCCCCAAGGTCCTTAAACCGTTCGTCTTCGGGGTTAACTGCCACAGCCATATCCCCAAACAGGGTTTCAGGCCGGGTGGTGGCAACGGTCAGCCCTTTTTTCTGGCTGCCTTTGAATGGGTAGCGTATATAATAAAGGTAACCGTCCTTTTCTTCGTATTCAACCTCAAGGTCTGCAAGTGCGGTTTTGCATCTGGGACACCAGTTAATGATATACTGGTCTTCATAGATCAGGCCCTCTTTGTACAAACGGACAAACACCTTGCGTACAGCCTCGGAAAGCCCCTCGTCCATGGTAAAGCGTTCCCGATCCCAGTCACAGGATGCGCCAAGCCGCTTGAGCTGGTTGATGATGGCACCACCTGATTTTTCGCGCCATTTCCATACTTCCTCAATAAAGGCTTCGCGGCCGACCTGATCACGGTTCTTGCCTTCGGCGGCCAGTTTGCGTTCCACCACATTCTGGGTGGCGATTCCGGCGTGATCAGTTCCCGGCATCCATAGAACATTCTGTCCCAAAAGCCTTCTGTATCTGCACATGATATCCTGGATCACGTTGTTCAGCGCATGACCCATATGCAGCACGCCAGTGACGTTGGGTGGTGGAATCACAATTGAAAAGGGAATTCTGTCACTTTTGTCCTCAGCTTTGAAAAAACCATTTTCAAGCCAGAATGAATACCATTTCTCTTCAATTTCTTTTGGTGAATATCCTTTGTCCAGGGAATCCGAACACATAAGTCAACTCCTCAAACCCTTTAATGTGGCAGACCCTTATAATCAGGGGCCTGTGTCATGTTTTGTCGTGAGCGCCATGCGCTTTAAAAAAAAAGCCACGGCAGCCCAAGGCTGTTTAATGAAAAAGGGGATTGAATCAATCCCCGGCACGTTAATAAAAATTTTTAAAAATTAAGTCAATCGTTTAATCAGAGCCTGTTTAAAAATTAGGGAATCGAAGCGCAATCTCATGAGAATGAGATTGCAGCCGATTCATCAATTTTTAAACAGGCTCTCAAGCCTAACCGATATCATCGAGATCTTTTTTAAGTCCTGCTTTAATATCTTCTATTTCACGCTTGATCACCTTTTCCATTACTTCAAAAAGAATTTTTTCAATAATTCCAGAAAATTTCTTCTCTATAAATTTTTCAAGGACAGCTTCCAAGTCGCTCCGGTCCAGTGACGGCATGATATTCTCACCATCCTTTAGGGCCAAAGAAACATCTTCGGGAAGCAACGCTTCCGAATCAAGGGCTTCCTGGGCCAGTTCAATTACGTCCTGATCTTTGGGGGATGATTCTTCGGTGAACACTTCGGTCAACTCAATAATATCATCATCATAATCTTGAACCATAACAACCTCATGTTGTACTGATTTTAAAGCGTTTGATTTTTAAAGCATTTGATTTAACTTTTACAAAGTTAAAAATTATCAAAGCAGGTAAAAAGTGTCAACAATTTATGCTTTCTTCAAATAGCTGATCAACCTTGTCATGTGACTGTAAGATGAGATGAATTGATACTCGATGATCAAGTTTTTGTTAATTTGCCCAACTTCGGCGTTGGGGAAAATTTTTAATCCTCAAAATATGTTGTATATTCATCCGGTTAAAAATTGTTTCAGCCTTGAATTTAAACAGATTGCCTAAAAAATTTGATGATCGAGTGATACAAAAACAAAAAAAGCCGCTGAAAAATCAGCAGCTTGTTTGAGGTGGTGCCGAAGGGGAGATTCGAACTCCCACAAGCGTACGCTCGCTAGTCCCTGAAACTAGTGCGTCTACCAATTCCGCCACTTCGGCACACTCTCAACCGCTTTATTGGCAACCCATTTAAAGATTGCGTAAAAGCGATGGTTGGGATATATATATGTGTTTGTTTAGTTTGTCAATAGTATTTTGTTTAAATTTTAAAGGACAACATGGAATTAATTGAAGATCTAAATCAAATTAAGGTCCCCTTTAATAACGCTGTTATTACCATTGGTAATTTTGACGGTGTGCACAAAGGTCACCAGGCGCTGTTGAACCAGGTGATTGAAAAGGGAGCCCAGATTGGCGGCACCTGCATAGCCATGACATTTGAACCGCATCCGTTAAGAGCCTTGGGCCTTTCCAGCCCCCCTCTGATCACCCGGCGGGACCAAAAAATTGAGCTGATAGAATCCTCGGGTATAGACGTCCTGCTCTGCCTGCCCTTTGACAAAGCCTTTGCACAGATACCAGCCGAGGAATTCATTGAAGATATTCTTGTAAAAAAGATCGGTATGAAAACCATTATTATCGGTCCTGACTATACCTTTGGAAAAAACAGGAGCGGCAATGTTGAGCTGCTCAAAACAATGGGTGAAAAACTTGGGTATGAGACCATTGTACCAGACTGGATAAAAGATGTTGAAACCGCCACGGAACGAATTTCCAGCACAAGGATCAGAAAACTTGTCATGGACGGCCATGTGGACCGGGCAAAAAACTATCTTGGGCGGTTTTACCAAATCCGGGGAAAGGTTATAAAGGGCCGTGAACGCGGAGGCAGTCTGCTTGGATGTCCCACGGCCAATATAAAATTACATGATGAACTGTGCCCTAAGTTCGGGGTCTATGCGGTAACCGTTGAAACCATCCATGGCAACTTCAAGGGTGTGGCCAATATTGGTTTTTCCCCGACCTTTGGAGATGGGATGTTTACCATTGAAGTTCATATTTTTGATTTTAAAGAAGATATATACGACTCTCGAATACGCGTTAATATGGTGAAACGACTCCGGGATGAAATTAAATTTTCAAATATTGAGCAGCTGTCCGCTCAGATCAGAAAAGATATTAAAAAGGCAAAGGAAATTTTAAAATAAATGGCTATTCTTGATATTGTCACGTTTCCCGAACCCTCATTAAAAAAGGTATCAGTACCTGTTGAAACCATTGATGACGAGTTAAAAATATTGATTGAGGATATGGGGGAGACCATGTTCCATGAACCAGGTGTGGGCCTTGCCGCCCCCCAGGTCGGGATCAATCGACGGGTTATTGTTTATGATCCCCATGCAGGGGAGGAACAAAAAGACCCTGAAGACAAAACATTTACCGCACTTATTAATCCTGAAATCCTATCCAAATCCAAAGAGACCTTCATCTCTGAAAAAGAAGGATGCTTAAGTGTTGTTGACTACAGGGCAGACGTTAAGCGGCATGCAAGTGTCACTGTACGGGCCATGAATATTGACGGCGAAACCATTGAATTTGATGCCCACGGGCTTATGTCCGTTATCATGCAGCATGAAATTGACCACCTTGACGGTATTCTGTTTATTGACAGGATTTCTGCATTGAAACGGGCTATGTATAAGAAAAAACGGTTAAAACAATTGAAAAACAAAAAATGAAAAATATCCGCATCGTTTTCATGGGAACCCCGGAATTTTCTGTCCCGGCGTTAAAGACCCTGGCAAAAAAGCCGGGGTTTGACGTTTTACTGGCAGTGACCCAGCCGGACCGGCCCAAAGGTCGTGGGAAAAAGCTTAGCCCTTCCGCAGTCAAGCAGGCTGCACTGGACCTTGGCATTGACGTTTACCAGCCTGAAAAAATAAACACCCCGGAAGGAATACAGCGGATTGCCGCTCTTGAACCGGACTATTTTGTCGTTGTTGCCTTTGGCCAGATCCTTTCACGGCAGATGCTGGATATCCCCAAAATCTATCCCATAAATATCCATGCCTCCCTTTTGCCAAAATACCGAGGTGCAGCCCCCATCCAGGCGGCTGTTTTAAATATGGATGAACAAACCGGTGTGACCACCATGGTTATGGCTGAAAAAATGGATGCAGGGGATATTCTATTGATGGAAACAACGCCTGTGGACCCTGAAGATACCGCATCAACGCTGCATGACAAATTATCGCAGATGGGTGCCGACCTTATTATTAAAACCATCCACGGCATTGAACAAAAGAAAATCACCCCCGTTCCCCAGGATCATTCAAAAGCAAGCTATGTATCCATGCTTAAAAAGTCAGACGGCCGCATTAACTGGAACGGCAGTGCAAGGTCTGTCTGCGCCCATATCAATGCCATGACACCCTGGCCCGGGGCCTTTACGGAACTTTGCGGAAAACGCCTTAAAATTTTTAAAGCCGTTGTTTCATCTGCCCCCATGCCAACATCCGCCCTGCCAGGCACCATTGTAAGCTGCAGCGATAAGGGCCTGTTTGTGGCTGCGGGACATGGTATTGTCCAAGTGCTTGAACTGATGGGAAGCTCAGGAAAACGTCTTGATGTAGCTGCGTTTCTTTGTGGAAATAAAATTAATCTGCCGGCCTGTTTTAAATGAACATGACCGCTGATCCACGTTATATCGCCTTTACCCTGATTGAAGCAGGGCAAAAGCCCACCTTGCCCCTTGACCGTGCCATTGAAGATGCGGCACAAAAGCTTGAACGTTTGAGTCAAAAGGATAAAGGGCTTTGCCATGCCATTGTTTTCGGGGTATTCAGGCACAGGGGACGCATTGATCAATTGATTTGCCACGGCTCTAAACTCGCTTTTGAGCGTATTGATCCCAAGGTAAAAACCATATTGCGCATTGGCGTATTCCAGCTTGTTTTCCTGGACAGAGTCCCGGATTTTGCAGCCATTAATACCAGTATTGAACTTGCAAAACCGATCTGCGGTAAAAAGGCATCAGGCTTCATTAATGCGGTTTTACGCAATATATCCAGGTCACACACGGCCGTTGCCCTGCCCTGTTCCCAAAAAAATTTAGTTGCTCACCTTACGGCTGCTTTTTCCATACCATCCTGGCTTGGTAAACGCTGGGCTACAAGATATGGAAAAGAAAAGACACTGGCACTTGCCGGCACTTTGATGGAGTTACCCCCGCTTACCCTCAGGGTTAATCCACGCAAAATCAGCCGGGAAGACCTGACGGCAAATTTTGAACGCGCAGGGATTAAAGCCCAAACAACACGGTTCAGTCCTTTAGGCATTCAGATCCGGACATCGGGCATTGCCATACCGGATCTGCCCGGATTTAATGAAGGTTTGTTCCAGGTTCAGGATGAAGCGGCCCAGCTTGCCGTACAGCTTTTAGACCCCAAGTCCGGGGAAAATATTCTGGATGCCTGTGCAGGCCTTGGCACTAAAACCTGCCACATGGCCCTTAAAATGAAAAACAAAGGCAGCATTACCGCCAATGATACCGGCGAAAGCAAAGCCGAGCGCTTATACAGCGAAGCCAGGCGTCTGGACATTGATATTATTGACAGTACACATGTGGACATGACCCGGGCAGGGTTCAATGATTTTTCATCCTATTTTGACCGGGTGCTTGTGGATGCGCCATGCACAGGCTTAGGTGTCCTTGCCAGAAACCCGGACAGCCGGTGGAAAAGAAGATCAAAGGACATTATGCGCATGGCAGCCCTGCAGAAAAAAATCCTTAACGGTTCCGCCAATGTGGTGGCACCCGGGGGGGTGCTGGTCTATGCGGTCTGCTCCTGCGAACCCGAAGAGACAACCCAGGTAATTCAGCGTTTTTTAGATAAAAGAAAAGATTTTGCCCCGGATTCTTCAGGGTTTGAAACACATCTGCCTTTTTTCTGTGAATCCGGGTCTAAAATATTTAATAAAACAACCTTTCCTAACCATCTTGACATGGACGGCTTTTTCATGGCCAGGATGCGGAGAAATAAATAGGAGATAATTATGACACTGATCGCCCCTTCCATTCTGTCTGCTGATTTTACCCGTCTGGGAGAAGAGGTCAAAGCGGTGGAAAAAGCCGGTGCAGACTGGATTCATATTGATGTTATGGACGGGCAGTTTGTGCCCAACATTTCCTACGGTCCCATTGTTGTTCAGGCCTGCAAACGCGTCACAAATATGGTGCTGGACGTCCACCTGATGATTGAGACCCCGGATGCCAGGATTCCGGATTTTGCCAAAGCCGGGGCCGACTACATCAGCGTCCATGCCGAAGCATGTCCCCATCTGCACCGAAGTCTTCAGCTGATAAAAAGTTTGGGACCAAAGGCTGGCGTTGCCCTGAATCCGGCCACGCCGTTGTCGTCCATTGAATATGTCATTGATTTGCTGGATTTTGTTCTAATCATGAGTGTCAACCCCGGTTTCGGCGGCCAGAAATTTATTGACTCCAGCTTAAATAAAATCACCGCGTTGTCTAAAATGCTGTCTGATGCAGGCTCCAATGCTGTTATTCAGGTGGACGGCGGCGTTAACAATGATACCATGGAAGCCGTTACAAGGGCCGGTGCCCGTTGTTTT
This genomic window contains:
- a CDS encoding valine--tRNA ligase, with product MCSDSLDKGYSPKEIEEKWYSFWLENGFFKAEDKSDRIPFSIVIPPPNVTGVLHMGHALNNVIQDIMCRYRRLLGQNVLWMPGTDHAGIATQNVVERKLAAEGKNRDQVGREAFIEEVWKWREKSGGAIINQLKRLGASCDWDRERFTMDEGLSEAVRKVFVRLYKEGLIYEDQYIINWCPRCKTALADLEVEYEEKDGYLYYIRYPFKGSQKKGLTVATTRPETLFGDMAVAVNPEDERFKDLGETEVQLPLTDRLIPIIRDEYVDTQFGTGALKVTPAHDPNDFHLGEKHDLKKLKVIDDAGAMLEGAGPFAGLDRFECRKKAVEALEELGLLEKKEPLKHSVGNCYRCHTDVEPSISKQWFVKVGPLAAKASQAVRDGRTRIVPENWSKTYFDWMDNIRDWCISRQIWWGHRIPVWKCPECKEVIVEETDPDTCPKCGSKNIVQETDVLDTWFSSALWPFSTMGWPENTDLLKTFYPTNVLVTGFDILFFWVARMMMMGIHFMDDEIPFKDVYIHALVRDEHGKKMSKSKGNVIDPLKVIDEYGADAFRFTLAAFAAQGRDVKMSESRVEGYRNFVNKLWNAARFTLMHITEKDALTDDLDLTLTDRWILSRCAETSLAVKQGIEEYRFNEAASAVYQFVWHEFCDWYLEAAKPALYEKLGADQRDAARGVLAKVLEDIIIMLHPFMPFVTEEIYNILPGTSGSVMKAAFPYSDDDFKKFKDPSCEKEMEFMFSLISGIRNIRSEMNIQPSTRVKVLATTADNAEKLLIAENKSVIINLATLENLSFCDADNPPESSATTVSGATTCYVCLEGVIDFDKEISRLEKELEKNTKELNSIQKRLNNDSFLEKAPEDVIDKVRAQHEELKEKQDKITVNLDRVKTLKQD
- a CDS encoding bifunctional riboflavin kinase/FAD synthetase, which encodes MELIEDLNQIKVPFNNAVITIGNFDGVHKGHQALLNQVIEKGAQIGGTCIAMTFEPHPLRALGLSSPPLITRRDQKIELIESSGIDVLLCLPFDKAFAQIPAEEFIEDILVKKIGMKTIIIGPDYTFGKNRSGNVELLKTMGEKLGYETIVPDWIKDVETATERISSTRIRKLVMDGHVDRAKNYLGRFYQIRGKVIKGRERGGSLLGCPTANIKLHDELCPKFGVYAVTVETIHGNFKGVANIGFSPTFGDGMFTIEVHIFDFKEDIYDSRIRVNMVKRLRDEIKFSNIEQLSAQIRKDIKKAKEILK
- the def gene encoding peptide deformylase; amino-acid sequence: MAILDIVTFPEPSLKKVSVPVETIDDELKILIEDMGETMFHEPGVGLAAPQVGINRRVIVYDPHAGEEQKDPEDKTFTALINPEILSKSKETFISEKEGCLSVVDYRADVKRHASVTVRAMNIDGETIEFDAHGLMSVIMQHEIDHLDGILFIDRISALKRAMYKKKRLKQLKNKK
- the fmt gene encoding methionyl-tRNA formyltransferase, translated to MKNIRIVFMGTPEFSVPALKTLAKKPGFDVLLAVTQPDRPKGRGKKLSPSAVKQAALDLGIDVYQPEKINTPEGIQRIAALEPDYFVVVAFGQILSRQMLDIPKIYPINIHASLLPKYRGAAPIQAAVLNMDEQTGVTTMVMAEKMDAGDILLMETTPVDPEDTASTLHDKLSQMGADLIIKTIHGIEQKKITPVPQDHSKASYVSMLKKSDGRINWNGSARSVCAHINAMTPWPGAFTELCGKRLKIFKAVVSSAPMPTSALPGTIVSCSDKGLFVAAGHGIVQVLELMGSSGKRLDVAAFLCGNKINLPACFK
- the rsmB gene encoding 16S rRNA (cytosine(967)-C(5))-methyltransferase RsmB — translated: MNMTADPRYIAFTLIEAGQKPTLPLDRAIEDAAQKLERLSQKDKGLCHAIVFGVFRHRGRIDQLICHGSKLAFERIDPKVKTILRIGVFQLVFLDRVPDFAAINTSIELAKPICGKKASGFINAVLRNISRSHTAVALPCSQKNLVAHLTAAFSIPSWLGKRWATRYGKEKTLALAGTLMELPPLTLRVNPRKISREDLTANFERAGIKAQTTRFSPLGIQIRTSGIAIPDLPGFNEGLFQVQDEAAQLAVQLLDPKSGENILDACAGLGTKTCHMALKMKNKGSITANDTGESKAERLYSEARRLDIDIIDSTHVDMTRAGFNDFSSYFDRVLVDAPCTGLGVLARNPDSRWKRRSKDIMRMAALQKKILNGSANVVAPGGVLVYAVCSCEPEETTQVIQRFLDKRKDFAPDSSGFETHLPFFCESGSKIFNKTTFPNHLDMDGFFMARMRRNK
- the rpe gene encoding ribulose-phosphate 3-epimerase is translated as MTLIAPSILSADFTRLGEEVKAVEKAGADWIHIDVMDGQFVPNISYGPIVVQACKRVTNMVLDVHLMIETPDARIPDFAKAGADYISVHAEACPHLHRSLQLIKSLGPKAGVALNPATPLSSIEYVIDLLDFVLIMSVNPGFGGQKFIDSSLNKITALSKMLSDAGSNAVIQVDGGVNNDTMEAVTRAGARCFVAGSAIFNTPDYKKTIDELRKLSEKGKK